From Coffea arabica cultivar ET-39 chromosome 9c, Coffea Arabica ET-39 HiFi, whole genome shotgun sequence, one genomic window encodes:
- the LOC113708779 gene encoding membrane-associated protein VIPP1, chloroplastic has product MATAIRTGITTPSGMSISTAASPAPSASSCNRVVAFFKPPPSRSSFFGHGVGTTRFIGLQLSHSTRCYYSGHGGGSLGSQMNLFDRFARVVKSYANAIISSFEDPEKILEQTVLEMNNDLIKMRQATAQVLASQKQLENKYKAAQQASEDWYRRAQLALGKGDEDLAREALKRRKSYADNASALKAQLDQQKGVVENLVSNTRLLESKIREAKSKKDTLKARAQSAKTANKVSEMLGNVNTSSALSAFERMEEKVMALESQAEALNQLTSDELEGKFALLESSSVDDDLTTLKKELSGSTKKGDLPPGRTPVTTGSSSSFPFQDSEIEKELNELRRKAKDF; this is encoded by the exons ATGGCGACGGCAATTAGAACAGGGATAACTACCCCGAGTGGGATGAGCATCAGCACGGCTGCTTCGCCAGCACCTTCTGCTTCTTCTTGCAATCGGGTGGTGGCTTTTTTCAAGCCTCCGCCGTCTAGAAGTTCTTTTTTCGGTCATGGAG TGGGAACTACAAGATTTATAGGGTTGCAACTCTCTCATTCAACTCGATGCTATTACAGTGGTCATGGTGGTGGTTCTCTTGGCTCTCAGATGAACCTTTTTGACAGATTTGCTAGAGTAGTTAAG TCCTATGCAAATGCAATCATAAGCTCATTTGAAGATCCAGAGAAGATCTTGGAGCAGACTGTGCTTGAAATGAACAATGACTTAATAAAGATGAGGCAAGCTACAGCACAA GTATTGGCTTCACAGAAGCAGTTAGAGAACAAATATAAAGCTGCACAGCAAGCATCTGAGGATTG GTATCGAAGAGCACAGCTAGCACTTGGAAAAGGGGATGAAGATCTTGCTCGTGAGGCATTGAAAAGGAGGAAGTCTTATGCT GATAATGCAAGTGCTTTGAAAGCACAACTTGATCAGCAGAAAGGAGTGGTTGAAAACCTTGTCTCAAACACACGG CTTTTAGAAAGCAAGATACGGGAAGCAAAGTCAAAGAAGGACACTTTAAAAGCACGTGCTCAATCTGCAAA GACTGCCAACAAAGTTAGTGAGATGCTGGGGAACGTAAATACAAGCAGTGCTCTGTCAGCATTTGAAAGAATGGAGGAAAAAG TCATGGCATTGGAATCTCAAGCAGAAGCACTCAATCAGCTAACAAGTGACGAGCTTGAAGGGAAG TTTGCATTGCTGGAGAGTTCTTCGGTTGATGATGATCTCACCACATTGAAGAAAGAGCTATCTGGAAGCACAAAG AAAGGAGATCTACCACCTGGAAGAACGCCTGTTACTACGGGTTCAAGTTCTTCATTTCCGTTTCAAGATTCTGAGATTGAGAAAGAGCTGAATGAACTGAGGAGAAAAGCCAAAGACTTCTAG
- the LOC113708777 gene encoding protein CHUP1, chloroplastic, with protein MREENQSGNGAKASKFTDQNQFPVKGAGKNNVKGTNGHLSKVKSSWGSQIVKGFSGEKKSKLQTTSQSKQVPLASSNVGTQKNPFGISHSRVKRSLIGDLSCSINATQVHPHSFSTSKSSPGSRDLFLELDHLRSLLQESKEREFKLQAELAECKRNPKVFELERELELKRDEISKFVEKVELLESEKSSLSEQLVSLSSILGRQDDMLKTDDHESLNGVEMEVVELRRLNKELQLQKRSLACRLSSLESQLATSAKVSESDIVEKIKEEASLLRHTNQDLCKQVEGLQMSRLNEVEELAYLRWVNSCLRNELRNCSNLNSDTICSPYAIERPRESICLSSNGSDEDSGYSSISRLNLIKKLKKWPITDKDMQQLDHTDNFRDPNWDNSESSMRRHSISGLKCYSQDFMLDKRRQSDGFMRFKEPTKEVQMLDSQKYDLRANKLPEFLSSCQDACRVKASLDVEKRALRIPNPPPRPSCTASSTQKAQISSQVPAPPPPPPPPPPPPKFIGRNMTGTVKRAPQVVEFYHSLMKRDSRKDSLNGGTCDASDVANVRSSMIGEIENRSSYLLAIKADVETQGEFVNSLIQEVNNAMYQNIEDVVAFVKWLDDELCFLVDERAVLKHFEWPEKKADTLREAAFGFRDLKKLEHEIENYIDDPQLSCDAALRKTVALSEKMERTVYNLLGMRDLMIRRCKEFQIPTDWMLDTGILSKIKLASVKLAKVYMRRVAMELQSKGALDKESSMDYMLLQGVRFAFRIHQFAGGFDADTMHAFEELRNLSVVLNRK; from the exons CTCTAATGTAGGGACCCAGAAGAACCCTTTTGGGATTTCGCATTCGAGAGTGAAAAGGTCTCTCATTGGTGATTTATCATGTTCAATCAATGCTACACAAGTTCATCCTCACTCATTCAGTACTAGTAAGTCTTCTCCGGGCTCTCGGGATTTATTTCTTGAACTTGATCATCTGAGGAGTCTGCTGCAAGAATCCAAGGAGAGGGAGTTCAAATTGCAAGCTGAGTTGGCTGAATGTAAGAGAAATCCTAAAGTTTTTGAGCTGGAAAGGGAGCTTGAACTGAAAAGGGATGAGATTTCTAAGTTTGTGGAGAAAGTTGAGTTGCTAGAATCTGAGAAATCCAGCCTCTCTGAGCAGCTGGTATCTTTAAGTTCTATTCTGGGGAGGCAGGACGACATGCTGAAAACGGATGACCATGAAAGCTTGAATGGAGTGGAAATGGAGGTTGTTGAGTTGAGGCGCTTGAATAAGGAGCTTCAGCTTCAGAAGAGGAGTCTTGCTTGCAGGCTTTCTTCTCTGGAATCACAGTTGGCCACTTCCGCAAAAGTTTCTGAG AGTGACATTgttgagaaaataaaagaggagGCTTCTTTGCTAAGACATACGAACCAAGATTTGTGCAAACAAGTTGAAGGCCTTCAAATGAGTAGACTAAATGAGGTTGAGGAACTTGCTTATTTGAGATGGGTTAACTCCTGTCTAAGGAATGAGTTGCGCAACTGTTCAAACTTGAATTCAGATACCATATGTAGTCCCTATGCAATTGAGAGGCCTAGAGAATCTATTTGCTTATCATCTAATGGAAGTGATGAAGACTCTGGATACAGCAGTATATCAAGGTTAAATCTTATTAAGAAGCTGAAGAAATGGCCTATTACTGACAAAGACATGCAGCAGCTTGATCACACAGACAATTTCAGGGATCCTAATTGGGATAATTCAGAGAGTTCGATGAGGAGACACTCCATTAGTGGATTGAAGTGCTATTCACAAGATTTCATGCTTGATAAGAGAAGACAATCTGATGGTTTTATGCGTTTCAAGGAACCCACAAAGGAAGTCCAAATGCTAGATTCGCAAAAGtatgatttgagggcaaataaACTGCCTGAGTTCCTTAGCAGCTGCCAAGATGCTTGCAGAGTTAAAGCTTCACTTGATGTGGAGAAGAGGGCACTGCGCATTCCAAATCCTCCTCCCAGACCTTCATGTACTGCTTCAAGTACTCAGAAAGCACAAATTTCTTCTCAAGTTCCagcaccaccacctcctcctccccctcctcctcctcctccaaaGTTTATAGGTAGAAATATGACAGGAACAGTGAAGCGTGCTCCACAAGTAGTTGAATTTTATCATTCACTGATGAAGAGGGACTCTAGGAAAGATTCTTTAAATGGTGGGACGTGTGATGCCTCTGACGTTGCCAATGTACGTAGTAGCATGATTGGTGAAATTGAGAACCGATCATCATATTTGCTTGCA ATAAAGGCAGATGTTGAGACTCAAGGAGAGTTTGTGAACTCCCTCATACAAGAGGTGAACAATGCCATGTATCAGAACATTGAAGATGTGGTTGCATTTGTGAAGTGGCTGGATGATGAGCTCTGCTTTCTG GTTGATGAGAGGGCAGTTCTAAAGCACTTTGAATGGCCAGAGAAAAAGGCTGACACATTACGTGAGGCAGCATTTGGATTTAGAGATCTAAAGAAGTTAGAacatgaaattgagaattacaTAGACGATCCTCAATTGTCATGCGATGCAGCATTGAGGAAAACAGTTGCTTTGTCCGAGAA GATGGAACGTACTGTGTACAATCTCCTTGGAATGAGAGACCTGATGATCCGTCGATGCAAGGAATTCCAAATTCCTACTGATTGGATGCTTGATACTGGGATATTAAGCAAG ATAAAGCTTGCCTCTGTTAAACTGGCTAAGGTGTACATGAGGAGGGTAGCTATGGAACTGCAAAGCAAGGGGGCATTAGACAAGGAGTCTTCCATGGACTATATGCTGCTCCAGGGGGTTAGATTTGCTTTTCGAATCCATCAG TTTGCCGGAGGATTTGATGCAGATACCATGCACGCATTTGAGGAGCTTCGCAACCTCTCAGTGGTTTTAAACAGAAAGTAA
- the LOC113708778 gene encoding uncharacterized protein, translating into MASLRFPLLFFFLLLIILSSSKPTYSIPISTTIQSPTLGPRSTDFNTVSSIHDVLKSHSLPIGLFPKSISEFAFDQVSGRFELHVTDSPCDAKFETQVRYEWNVSGTISYGRIQEISGLSAQELFLWLPVKGIQVDIPSSGLIYFDVGVVSKQFSLSFFETPRDCSAATAEEGGGNRRNELSQPIDLSFMKGRGRIIQKSFERSSKEHHEGHELKAVS; encoded by the exons ATGGCTTCCCTCCGCTTCcctcttctcttcttcttcctcctcctcatAATCCTCTCCTCTTCAAAACCCACCTATTCAATTCCAATCTCAACGACAATCCAATCCCCAACTCTCGGTCCTCGTTCAACCGATTTCAACACGGTTTCCTCCATCCACGACGTCCTTAAATCGCACAGCCTTCCAATCGGGCTTTTCCCAAAATCAATTTCTGAATTTGCCTTCGACCAAGTTTCCGGCAGATTCGAGCTCCACGTGACCGATTCTCCTTGCGACGCCAAATTCGAGACCCAAGTCAGGTACGAGTGGAACGTGTCCGGGACCATTTCATACGGCCGAATTCAGGAAATTTCAGGCCTTTCTGCGCAGGAGCTTTTTCTTTGGTTGCCTGTAAAGGGTATACAGGTGGATATCCCTAGTTCTGGGTTGATTTATTTTGATGTGGGTGTCGTTTCGAAGCAGTTCTCTTTGTCGTTTTTCGAGACACCCCGCGACTGCTCTGCCGCAACTGCGGAGGAGGGTGGTGGTAATCGTCGTAATGAATTGTCCCAACCGATTGATCTTTCGTTTATGAAGGGTCGTGGCCGCATTATCCAG aaatcatTCGAAAGGTCTTCCAAAGAACATCACGAGGGACATGAATTGAAAGCTGTTTCGTAG
- the LOC113709064 gene encoding major allergen Pru ar 1-like, with product MAPITCDYEVTSSVPPARLFKAFILDDNLIPKVFPQAIKSVEIIEGDGGVGTIKLITFGEGCHIKSAKHRVDGLDKNNFTYTYTVTESDAFSAELEKITCVIKIEASADGGSICKTSSTYHIKDSVQVTEEQAEAGKEKIKSAKERALAMFKAVETYLQANPDAYN from the exons ATGGCACCTATCACTTGTGATTATGAGGTCACCTCCTCTGTCCCTCCTGCAAGATTGTTCAAGGCCTTCATCCTTGATGACAACCTCATTCCCAAGGTCTTTCCACAGGCCATCAAGAGCGTCGAGATCATTGAAGGAGATGGAGGTGTTGGAACCATTAAATTGATTACTTTTGGCGAAG GTTGCCATATTAAGAGTGCTAAGCACAGAGTCGATGGACTTGATAAGAACAACTTCACCTACACCTATACTGTAACTGAAAGCGATGCCTTCAGTGCTGAGCTTGAGAAGATCACCTGTGTCATCAAAATCGAAGCCTCCGCTGATGGAGGGTCTATCTGCAAAACCAGCAGCACATACCACATCAAGGATAGCGTCCAGGTTACAGAAGAACAAGCTGAGgcaggaaaagagaaaattaagtCAGCAAAAGAGAGGGCCTTGGCCATGTTCAAGGCTGTCGAGACCTACCTCCAGGCAAATCCTGATGCCTACAACTGA
- the LOC113709065 gene encoding flavonol sulfotransferase-like, protein MEIDLARDPSYRTSQLPLLATRMPYTSLPKSILKSGGGHIQVNRPSPWRRKWAVLASIKAGLFLKHEVLKKDELFYVKKMAEFMGKPFSKEEEIEGVPEKFIGMCFKNLSNLEERSYWGLEEFFERGYENDDRSNYRTKAAVYSLQASHFDSCSE, encoded by the exons ATGGAAATTGATCTTGCCAGAGATCCTTCGTACAGAACATCCCAGCTGCCACTTTTGGCCACCCGTATGCCTTATACATCCTTGCCGAAGTCTATTCTTAAATCAGGAG GGGGCCATATTCAAGTGAACCGGCCCTCTCCCTGGAGAAGGAAGTGGGCTGTTCT AGCCAGCATCAAAGCTGGGTTGTTCTTGAAGCATGAAGTGTTGAAGAAAGATGAACTGTTTTACGTGAAGAAAATGGCGGAGTTCATGGGGAAACCATTTTCGAAGGAGGAAGAAATTGAAGGTGTCCCTGAGAAATTTATAGGGATGTGCTTTAAAAACTTGAGCAATTTGGAG GAAAGGAGTTATTGGGGATTGGAAGAATTTTTTGAGCGAGGATATGAGAATGATGATAGATCAAACTACAGAACAAAAGCTGCAGTTTACAGTTTACAGGCTTCACATTTTGATTCGTGTTCAGAATAA
- the LOC113708780 gene encoding flavonol sulfotransferase-like, with translation METNMRYPEIISALPKREGLAPSLDFYEYQGFWFPLVYLEATITLQEHFKANPEDIFLCSSVKTGTTWLKALAFSILTRDRFMQSPNPLLNTVPHECFPLMEVDLGDDPSYRTPQLPLLATHIPYTSLPKSILESGCKIIYICREPKDTFTSYWHMLQTLKHLSAGPDAREPAPSLEEELEMFCQGKSAFGPCWDHVLGFWRASIERPETVLFLKYEELKKDELFYVKKLAEFMGKPFSQEEEIEGVPEKIIGMCSFRNLSHLEVNKSGFYQKGQVYNNSFFRKGVVGDWKNLLTEDMKVMIDCTTEQKLQFSGFTFGSSSEQETEGKSDGMEYCS, from the coding sequence ATGGAAACCAACATGAGATATCCCGAGATCATATCAGCTCTTCCCAAAAGAGAAGGCTTAGCTCCCTCCTTGGACTTCTATGAATACCAAggtttttggttccctttagTCTACTTAGAAGCAACCATCACTCTCCAGGAACATTTCAAGGCTAATCCCGAGGACATCTTTTTGTGCAGCTCTGTCAAAACAGGTACCACATGGCTCAAGGCCTTGGCTTTTTCCATCTTAACGAGAGATCGTTTTATGCAGTCCCCAAACCCTCTGCTTAATACCGTTCCGCATGAATGCTTTCCACTTATGGAAGTTGATCTTGGCGACGATCCTTCGTACAGAACACCCCAGCTCCCCCTTCTAGCCACCCATATCCCTTATACATCCTTGCCAAAATCTATACTAGAATCAGGATGTAAGATTATTTACATATGTAGGGAACCAAAGGACACGTTCACTTCATATTGGCATATGTTACAAACATTGAAACATCTCTCTGCGGGGCCAGATGCAAGGGAACCGGCCCCTTCCCTGGAGGAGGAATTAGAGATGTTCTGCCAGGGCAAGTCTGCATTTGGACCTTGCTGGGACCATGTCTTGGGGTTCTGGAGAGCTAGCATTGAAAGGCCCGAGACTGTGCTGTTCTTGAAGTATGAAGAGCTGAAGAAAGATGAACTTTTTTACGTGAAGAAATTGGCTGAGTTCATGGGGAAGCCATTTTCCCAGGAGGAAGAGATTGAAGGTGTCCCCGAGAAAATAATAGGAATGTGCAGCTTCAGAAATTTGAGCCATTTGGAGGTGAATAAGAGTGGTTTTTATCAGAAAGGTCAGGTGTataacaattcatttttcaGGAAAGGAGTTGTTGGAGATTGGAAGAATCTTTTAACTGAAGATATGAAAGTGATGATAGATTGCACCACAGAACAAAAGCTGCAGTTTTCAGGCTTCACATTTGGTTCGTCTTCAGAACAGGAAACCGAAGGCAAAAGTGATGGCATGGAATATTGTTCTTGA
- the LOC113708781 gene encoding major allergen Pru ar 1-like, with protein MAPITCDYEVTSSVPAARLFKAFILDDNLIPKVFPQAIKSVEIIEGDGGVGTIKLITFGEGCHIKSAKHRVDGLDKNKFTYTYTVTESDAFSAELEKITCVIKIEASADGGSICKTSSTYHIKDSVQVTEEQAEAGKEKIKSAKERALAMFKAVETYLQANPDAYN; from the exons ATGGCACCTATCACTTGTGATTATGAGGTCACCTCCTCTGTCCCTGCTGCAAGGTTGTTCAAGGCCTTCATCCTTGATGACAACCTCATTCCCAAGGTCTTTCCACAGGCCATCAAGAGTGTCGAGATCATTGAAGGAGATGGAGGTGTTGGAACCATTAAATTGATTACTTTTGGTGAAG GTTGCCATATTAAGAGTGCTAAGCACAGAGTCGATGGACTTGATAAGAACAAATTCACCTACACCTATACTGTAACTGAAAGCGATGCCTTCAGTGCTGAGCTTGAGAAGATCACCTGTGTTATCAAAATCGAAGCCTCCGCTGATGGAGGGTCTATCTGCAAAACCAGCAGCACATACCACATCAAGGATAGCGTCCAGGTTACAGAAGAACAAGCTGAGgcaggaaaagagaaaattaagtCAGCAAAAGAGAGGGCCTTGGCCATGTTCAAGGCTGTCGAGACCTACCTCCAGGCAAATCCTGATGCCTACAACTGA